A single genomic interval of bacterium harbors:
- a CDS encoding FlgD immunoglobulin-like domain containing protein, giving the protein MKFNIKTMVVLIFTNLCFAQYTAEWTSPNLGQYGWGGAYGFDIDADNLVELEARSSSAFMFYNGNYTSAWTISFPGYDYLNVFHPRDIDGNGMLVPLTTDNDAAGELVIAGYYYSSPSYYGRFRVYDASTHTQEYESPLITGFYGNGTLEDLDGDGRDEIIIVRYGSSSDSYVVVYAYTSGVEDQKGTYAIKSAGRIYPNPASGNTNVTIPFNVAAEEISAPLKVTIYDAAGRLVRTLLDNTTAAQGKYQLVWDGSDEKSIQVSSGSYFVHILKGNKDHVQNIKYIR; this is encoded by the coding sequence ATGAAATTCAATATAAAAACTATGGTAGTATTAATATTTACCAACCTTTGCTTTGCCCAGTACACCGCTGAATGGACCAGCCCGAACCTCGGGCAATACGGATGGGGCGGTGCCTATGGCTTTGATATTGACGCAGATAACCTGGTCGAACTGGAAGCGCGTTCCAGCAGCGCCTTCATGTTCTACAATGGCAATTACACTTCCGCCTGGACAATATCATTTCCCGGGTATGACTACCTCAATGTGTTCCACCCCCGCGATATCGACGGCAACGGCATGCTCGTTCCCTTGACTACTGATAATGATGCCGCGGGCGAACTTGTCATCGCAGGTTATTATTATTCCAGTCCTTCTTATTACGGCAGATTCAGGGTCTACGATGCGTCAACGCATACCCAGGAATACGAAAGCCCGCTGATAACCGGATTCTACGGAAACGGGACCCTTGAGGACCTGGACGGCGACGGCCGTGATGAGATCATTATCGTACGTTACGGCAGCTCGAGCGATTCCTACGTGGTGGTTTACGCTTATACCTCGGGGGTCGAGGATCAAAAAGGCACTTATGCGATAAAATCCGCCGGCAGAATCTACCCTAATCCTGCCTCGGGCAATACCAATGTCACGATCCCCTTTAATGTAGCTGCCGAAGAAATCTCCGCTCCGCTCAAGGTAACTATCTATGACGCGGCGGGTCGTCTGGTAAGAACATTGCTCGATAATACCACAGCAGCCCAGGGCAAGTATCAGCTTGTTTGGGACGGCTCAGATGAAAAAAGTATCCAGGTCTCTTCAGGCAGTTATTTCGTGCATATTTTAAAAGGCAATAAAGACCATGTTCAAAACATTAAATATATTCGCTAA